Within Polyangia bacterium, the genomic segment TGCTATCGACGGCGATCGAGGTCGTCCCTGAACCAAGGGGCGTCACGGCCATCGGCGTCCACCAGCCGGTCGAATCATGCTTGGTATAGCGAAGCTCGCTGGTCGCGTTGTCCACGAACGTGACGTGGATGTTGCCGGCGCCGTCGATGGCGATGCCGGTGTTACCGACGGCGAAGGGCGAGTGCGTGCCGGTGGCCAGCGTGGTGATCGCCCAGGAGCAGAAGAAATCGCCGAAAAAGCAGTGTCGTTCGGCATAACGGACGTCGCCGGTGCTGACGCTGTCGGCGCTGCGGTGATAACTGATGTGGGCCATCCCCGACGCGTCCAGGGCCAGCGACACGCCCGAGCCGGCCAGGCCGGCGCTGTCCACGGTCTCCACCACCCAGACGTTGCCGGCGTTTTTATGCGCGTACTTGAGATTGCCGTCGATGCGTTCGCTGTACGCGATGTGCGGCCGGCCCGCGCTGTCGAAGGCGATCGACGATTCCAGCCCGGCGTCGTGATCCGGCGGTGAATCGACCACCTCGCTGGTCCACCCCAGCGCGTGCGCCTTTCCCGCCGTCAGGCCCAACGCCGCCGCCAACAGTCCCGCCGGCGCCGTTCGGCGCGCCCATCGCATTCGTCGTCCTTCCCATCCACGCATTGCTGTCCTCCCTTTTGTTGGGACGACCCCGCGAAGGTTTGTTCCCGGCGGAAAAAATTTCCCGCCCGTTCATTCGCTGTGCCCGCCGACGGTTTCTTGGACAGAAGTCTTTTTCGTCGACGATGGCTAGTGACGGTAAACGATCACGTCGTGGTAACGGCCCTCGGCGGCGCCCGGGTTTTCGTAGACGTGGCGTTGATCGGCGGGGAAGACCAGCGAATCGCCCAGCGCCAGCAGATAACTCTCCGGGCCGACGGTCATGCGCAGCGAACCGCTGATCACCGTGACCAGCTCGCGCGTGCCCGGGCCGTGAGGTTCGGAGGCATAGCTGCCGTGGGCGGCCAGTCGCAGCTCGTAGGCTTCGACTCCCTGGCCGGCGCCCGAACGGGCCAGCGGCCGGCTCTCGAATTTTCCGTCGGGCGAGCGCAGCACCTGGGCCTCTCCGCGCCGCAACAGCGAGACATTATCGCGATCATTACC encodes:
- a CDS encoding XRE family transcriptional regulator; its protein translation is MARTSSTPAAARGRRPVSTPGDEAGAADLGRRVADNLKERRRVLGLSLDELAQASGVSRAALSQIETCKTNPSLSVLWKVAVGLGIPFAELLGNDRDNVSLLRRGEAQVLRSPDGKFESRPLARSGAGQGVEAYELRLAAHGSYASEPHGPGTRELVTVISGSLRMTVGPESYLLALGDSLVFPADQRHVYENPGAAEGRYHDVIVYRH